DNA sequence from the Sardina pilchardus chromosome 23, fSarPil1.1, whole genome shotgun sequence genome:
CTGTCTGCCTAGAGCCTGGACCATAAAACAGAAACATTTCCAGCCATTCACCAACGAGATGCATGAGAtgagagtttcaattgcacgGGAGGGAGGGGCGAGCTAGTAAGTTCTCCGTTTTGTTTGAATGTCAACATTAGTAACGTTATTCGATATCGCTTAGCACCTGTAACAGCTGTATGCTACATGAAAAGCTTTTCAACCTGATGTATTTGAAACTGTGAGTGGACCTGGTAAAATTTTTGCAAGTGCTGCTTAGCACAGACTAGAAAATATGCCATATTAACGCATTCTCGAGCTTTCTTTAGTTTTAAACATTACATATTATTATCTCAGTACTGAGGAGACATCTATGAATCATACCAATTGGTAGGAAGTTTGATTTCTTTGCTTTGAAAGAGTATGAACATCCACGGGGACAACTTAATACTTAATTCTAATACCTTACGGTTCTAGGTTTATGCACAAGCAAACCATTCagatgcgcgcatgcacacacaccccccgcacgcacatacacacacacacacacacacacacacacaccccacacacacacacacacctggagtgCACGGGAAGCTCCGAGTTCAGCACACAGGCCGGGATGCTGAACTGCTCGAGGAAGAGTTTAAGTCGGTAGCAGCGGTCCACGGTGCCCACGAACAGCAGCGTCTTGCCGCGCACCAGCCGCAGCTTGAGGAGCGTGTAGATGAGCAGGAACTTGTCCTCCTCGTCACACTTCACGCTGTACTGCTGGAGCTGCGAGCTGTCGGGCAGCTGAGAGCCCTGCAGCTTCAGAGTCACCTGGAACACCAAAGCAGACACTGTGGTCACACCGCTCACTGCCAGaaactatgtttagaaaagcgctctataaataaagattattattattattattattattattattattattattattataaacgaATGTGGACTCCACATGGCCATGCATTCAAACCAGGATGAACCTGCATGCCAAACACTGGCGATTTAATTATGTAGAGTAGACTATGTTTAATAAAGAAGAGGTGAGAAATGCTACCCAGTGAAAAGTGCAAAACATTCTCAATTCCAAACATCAGTACAAGACTCCACAGGCACAATGGTGGCCACAACAGATACTGCCGTTTCATCTCAATCACAACCAAAGCCACAAAGTGTAGGTCTATGCAGCAACACTAAGCTACTGTTCCTTTGACAAGTGGGCAGCAGCGTCAATATAACGCAGTACTTACAGGGTTGTGAAGCACCAACTCCTTCAGGGCCTGCACATCCTCATTTAGTGTGGCAGACATGAGGAATGCCTGGTAGATCTTGGGCAAATGACTAGAGAGGAACAAACCCAACATTGTCACTCAACTGACATGCTTAAGAGTTCAGAATGTATACGTTCAATGAACACTGCATTTATCACATTGTAACTAACACATTATACAATCAGCCCCTCTAGTTCCAGATGTAATGCATGAGATGATAAATAACAAAACTAATTTTACACATAAAAAGCATATTTACAAGTTCATACCAAAGCAGGCTCTTCAGGTCTGCCTCAAAGCCAAACGAAAAGACCAAATCTGCCTCGTCGATGACCAGCATCTCCAAAGAGGAGTGAAGCACCAGATTCTGGGCATTAATATGGGCCATCACTCGTGAGGGTGTCCCCACCACCACGTCAGGTTTTTCCATCAGGATAGGTCTAAAGCAAAAGCACAGCAGCTTGTAGTAGGTTATGCTATAACATTGCCATTATACTACACAATTAAAACACAGTAAGACTCAAAGCCAGTAGAGCAGGGTATAAACGTATTCACATCAAAACTTTCAGTTTAGTGTGAACAATACGATCTAAACCTTCAGTGCAGTGTGAACTTACTTCTGAGCGGATATGTCTGCCTTGCTAGAGATGTCTGCAACTCTGACATCCCTAGCGCAGAAAGCTGTAAGCTGGCGAACCATGGTCTGGACTTGCTGTCCTAGTTCTTTGGTAGGCACCAGTATCAAAGCTCTAACAGCCTGTTCGCGCACGGTCTGTCAAACAAAACAGGGAATACTTCAGTCATTCAACAGTCCATAATAACAGCAGGAACCAACAGTCTGATTGGCACTGACTTGATGTGTAACAGCAGCTTGACATACCTGTTTAGACATCAGGATCCGCTGAATGACGGGGACAGCATAAGCAGCAGTTTTACCAGAGCCAGTCCTTGCTCGTGCCAGGAGGTCTTTGCCTTCAAGTGCCAGTGGGATAGCTTTCTCCTGGATCAACGTGGGCTGCGCCCAGCCCAAGTCAGCTACagcctgtaaacaaacacataattgCTTGTCACCAAGAAGTCGAAAGTCAAAAGGAATGAGAACCAATGTTGGCATTCGAAGGCAACAGGTCAACGATAGTCCAATATGTATGCTGCTAACCCAAAACGCTACGTACGCTCCCTGCAGTGGGAATCTCAGCGCTCTACACACAACGCATAATTTCAAGGGACACGTAGAATGACAGATCTCAGCAGGAGTAATCACACAAATCTAACCTTTAAAAGGCGATCATCTAAGCCCATCTCATGGAAGTCCACTTTGTCGGCAGCCATTCTCACACGTGTGTTTTTCTCTCGCTGAGTTCCGAGGGAAGAGTACAGTGGTGGCTTTGATAAAAAGAAATACACTGACACCTGCTGGTGGGGAGGTCAACATGATGTATAGGATACTCTTTTCCTCGAACTCTAGAAAAACGCGTGAAAACGTAAGGGTGATTTTAATGTATGTTGTATTCAATGTTACTATAATGAAATCCTCAAGATGTTATATAGACGCAGGCACATTATTTAATGTGGGATTTGCATTTGTCTCCCTGCATGATTATACTGTCACAAATGcatttaaaggaatacgccacccaaaaatgaaattaagctagtctcggtcacccccagagttagaacagtgaaaaaaacccggttaaaatccgtccgggcattctcctgctttgggagcagcgatgttagctttagcttagaacagttgctgtagatgaagggtgtcagtgagcacgtcctccaaaaaagtgaccgagacgtctacattttttctaaatatattttgggagccgtgtgttcaaaacgagtacaaatcataatgcaaaatcgaacgagactattacctgggcagatctttacttggaactatgttcagcctcatcgccgacgaagcaccgctagctaggcgcaaagttctcacgtagcagtcttgtaaactcccaactagcttcgactggaacttcacaagtggtgctacgtgagaactttgcgcctagctagcggtgcttcgtcggcgatgaggctgaaaatagttccaagtaaagatctgcccaggtaatagtctcgttcgattttgcattatgatttgtactcgttttgaacacacggctcccaagatatatttagaaaaaaatgt
Encoded proteins:
- the ddx56 gene encoding probable ATP-dependent RNA helicase DDX56; protein product: MAADKVDFHEMGLDDRLLKAVADLGWAQPTLIQEKAIPLALEGKDLLARARTGSGKTAAYAVPVIQRILMSKQTVREQAVRALILVPTKELGQQVQTMVRQLTAFCARDVRVADISSKADISAQKPILMEKPDVVVGTPSRVMAHINAQNLVLHSSLEMLVIDEADLVFSFGFEADLKSLLCHLPKIYQAFLMSATLNEDVQALKELVLHNPVTLKLQGSQLPDSSQLQQYSVKCDEEDKFLLIYTLLKLRLVRGKTLLFVGTVDRCYRLKLFLEQFSIPACVLNSELPVHSRCHIISQFNQGFYDYIIATDEQGLENPTEPVKKEEEKGKKKKKKTTGKGGPSKDQEYGVSRGIDFQNVANVINFDFPLTVDSYIHRVGRTARADNPGTALTFVSHTELPLLEEVESALTENTECALQPYGFKMEEIEGFRYRCRDAMRSVTKQSVKEARLKEIKQELLNSEKLKTYFEDNPRDLHLLRHDKDLHPAVIKPHMKNVPDYLIPPTLKGLANPLTGRKRRVRTFKPKTGGVIKSDFKKNARGKNPLKTFRFKSKKSKATAEGKS